CAGTGGAGAAAAAGAAAACCTCAAAAAACCTCACCGAAAGTACTTTTTGGAGATCCCATTTATCACCAGCGTGATAAATGCCACCACCGTAACTGAGCTGATGGGCATGAGGATGGCCGAGACCACCGGGGTGAGGTGGCCCGAAACGGCAAAGGACAGCCCTATAATATTGTACACAAAAGAGATCACCAATGCGGCCACAATTACACGCATGACCACTTTGGAAAACCTAAGGATGCTGCCCGTTCGGCTCAGTGAGTCAGCTTCCACCAGCGCGTCACAGGCGGGACTAAACTGATGGATGTCTTCGCACACTGCAAATCCCACACTGGCAGACTTGAGTGCTCCAGCGTCGTTCAGCCCGTCACCAATCATCAGCGTATGACCTTGAAGCCCTTGTAAAAAGGACAGCTTCTCTTCTGGCTTTTGATTGAATGCCCATTGGTCAAAATATGGAGCCAGGGTGGGTGCCTCAGACGCATTATCTCCAGAAAGCAAACAAAGTCTGTAGTCGTTCCGCAGATGTTTCAGTTCAGAAAATATGTCGGCACGATACTCTGCCCTGATGCTGTAAAACCCAATAAAAACACCGTCTATGTCCACATAGGCCGTGGTCTCCTGTACCGTATTGGAGGAGCGATTGATCCATGCCGACGATCCCACTTTCACTACATGACCAGCTATCTCAGCCCGCAAGCCTTTTCCTACCTGCTCATTGAAATCTGTGATGGCCATCTTCTCCACACTCTCCGCAATGGTGCCTAATATAAGCCTGCTGATAGGGTGGGCAGAATTGGCACAGGCCGTTTTGAGAAGGGATAGTTGTATAGGGTTTAACTCCGCGCCCTGATAACTTACTTTGGAGGGATTATTTTTGGTGAGCGTCCCCGTTTTGTCAAAGACAATCGTTTCGGTTTTAGCCATCTGCTCAATAATACCGGCATTTTTCAGATAAACACCCTGGTGACCGAGTATCCGCATGCCATGTCCCAGGCCAAAGGGTAAGGCCAACGCCAGTGCACACGGGCAAGCCACAATCAGCACGGAAGCAACGGCATCCCATATTTTGGAAGGATCTGCCACACTCCAGTATATTCCTGTGCCCAGGGCAAGTATGAGGATCACCACAGTGAAGTACTTGCTCACCTTGTCTATCAGGTTGTCATAGGGATTGGCAGTCTTGGCAAAGGTCTGATTATTCCATAACTGAGTGAGTTTGCTGGTGCTCACGGCTTTTTCCAGACTTATTTCAATCTGCCCACCCAACTGCCTGCCTCCCGCGTACACGCGCTCCCCCTCACTTACAGGTATGGGATCAGCCTCTCCCGTCACAAAGCTGTAGTCAATTTTGGCTTTACCGGATTGCAAAATACCATCGGCAGGGATCAACTCCTGATTGTGAAGAACGATGCAGTCGTTTGGCTTCAAATCTCTCACCAATACCTGCTCCTCCTGGCCACTGACCACCCGCGTTACCGAAACGGGAAAATAAGACTTATAATCCCGCTCAAAAGACAGGGCCTCATATGATTTGCTCTGATACCATTTGCCCAACAACAAAAAGAAGACAAGACCAGCCAGGGAGTCCACATAGCCCGGACCCGCAGCCCATAGTATCTCATATCCACTCCTGACAAAAAGTGTGAAAATACCCAGGGTAATGGGTACGTCTATATTCATATATCCATGCCGGATGCTTCTCCAGGCACTCTTGTAGTACTCCTGAGCAGCATAAAAGACCACTGGAATCGATAAAAACAGATTGATCCAACCAAACAAGTGCCTGAATGACTCCTCGGCCTGAAATGCGCTATCCAGATACTCAGGCAGGCTCATCAGCATACTATTGCCGAAGCAAAAACCCGCCACTGCTATTCGCAATACCTGCTTATTTGACTTTCTGGGCTTCGGCGCCTCCACACTGTCCAGATGAATAGCAGGCGGATACCCCAATGTAGCCAGGATGATGGCCACCTCCCGCAGGGTAATTGCTTTAGAGAAAAGAATGGTGATTTCCTTTCGGAGAAAGTTAACCTCGGCGGAGAAAATACGGCTTTCTAACTTGGGCAGGTGCTCCAGCAGGTAAATACAAGAGCTACAATGAATGCCCGGCAGAGAAAACCTGACTGCAGACTGGTTGGCATCTGAATAATGGAGCAGCCCCTCGCTCACCTCTTTCTGATCCAGAAATGAGTATTTCTTGTGAATTTCCTTTTCCTCGGCTACCCTACCAGCGTGCAGCTCCCTGTTTTGATAGTATGCACCCAGATTGTTGTGCTCGATCAACTCATAAACCGCCCTGCAGCCATGGCAGCAAAAATCCTTGTCTTCATATTCGATGTGGTCTTCCTCACACGAGGTGCCGCAATGATGGCAACGTAATTTTGGAGAAATCCGGGCAGATGATGTCATATATACTTCAGGCACCCACAAAACTAATTTGCTCAAACAGGTCAGGGTCTGACAGTACTCAGGCTTATAACTGACATTAATCATGTGTTGCTATGCCACCGCAACGCTGAAAGTGAAAACAACCAAAATCAGCACTGGTAATGATCATTATCAGGAATAAACCTCCTTCGCCCGAGTTTCTTTGTTACATGCAAGATTTCATTTCAAAATACAACGTCCCAGGCCCACGCTATACCAGCTACCCTACCGTCCCCCATTGGCATACAGAAGACCACACCGAAAGTCGCTGGAAGCAAGCGGTCAGTGATGGATTTTGGAGAAATGGTAAAGAAATCAGCCTGTATATTCACCTCCCATTTTGCGAAAGCTTATGTACCTACTGTGGATGTACAACCCGGATCACCCAAAACCACAAAATAGAAAGCAAATACATCACCTATTTACTGAAAGAATGGAAACTCTACCTGGCCACTTTCGGAGGTCAACCCATCATCAGGGAGATTCACCTGGGAGGTGGCACCCCCACCTTTTTCTCAGCAGAAAACCTCAAAACCCTGATCGACGGACTCACTTATGAGGCCACCCTTTCTGACGATTTCGTATTTGGCTTTGAAGGACACCCCAATAACACGACAGAGGAACACCTGAAGACGCTGGCTGCATTGGGCTTTACCAGGATGAGCCTCGGCATTCAGGATTTCGATCAGGAAGTGCAAAAAATCATCAACAGGAAACAATCCTTCTCTCAGGTGAAAGAGGTCACAGCGCTTGCTCGTACCTATGGATTCACCAGTGTGAACTACGACCTGATCTATGGTCTCCCTAAGCAGACAATCTCAGGGATTGCTCAAACCATCGCTCAGACCATTGCCTTAAAGCCAGATCGCATTGCTTTCTATGGCTACGCCCATGTGCCCTGGGTCAAAGCTGCTCAAAAGTCTTACGAACAGTACCTTCCAAGCCCAGCCCAGAGGCAAAGCATGTATGCCACCGGCAAGAAAGCACTGATGGCCAATGGTTATCATGACATTGGCATGGACCA
This Marinoscillum sp. 108 DNA region includes the following protein-coding sequences:
- a CDS encoding heavy metal translocating P-type ATPase metal-binding domain-containing protein — protein: MSKLVLWVPEVYMTSSARISPKLRCHHCGTSCEEDHIEYEDKDFCCHGCRAVYELIEHNNLGAYYQNRELHAGRVAEEKEIHKKYSFLDQKEVSEGLLHYSDANQSAVRFSLPGIHCSSCIYLLEHLPKLESRIFSAEVNFLRKEITILFSKAITLREVAIILATLGYPPAIHLDSVEAPKPRKSNKQVLRIAVAGFCFGNSMLMSLPEYLDSAFQAEESFRHLFGWINLFLSIPVVFYAAQEYYKSAWRSIRHGYMNIDVPITLGIFTLFVRSGYEILWAAGPGYVDSLAGLVFFLLLGKWYQSKSYEALSFERDYKSYFPVSVTRVVSGQEEQVLVRDLKPNDCIVLHNQELIPADGILQSGKAKIDYSFVTGEADPIPVSEGERVYAGGRQLGGQIEISLEKAVSTSKLTQLWNNQTFAKTANPYDNLIDKVSKYFTVVILILALGTGIYWSVADPSKIWDAVASVLIVACPCALALALPFGLGHGMRILGHQGVYLKNAGIIEQMAKTETIVFDKTGTLTKNNPSKVSYQGAELNPIQLSLLKTACANSAHPISRLILGTIAESVEKMAITDFNEQVGKGLRAEIAGHVVKVGSSAWINRSSNTVQETTAYVDIDGVFIGFYSIRAEYRADIFSELKHLRNDYRLCLLSGDNASEAPTLAPYFDQWAFNQKPEEKLSFLQGLQGHTLMIGDGLNDAGALKSASVGFAVCEDIHQFSPACDALVEADSLSRTGSILRFSKVVMRVIVAALVISFVYNIIGLSFAVSGHLTPVVSAILMPISSVTVVAFITLVINGISKKYFR
- the hemN gene encoding oxygen-independent coproporphyrinogen III oxidase, translated to MIIIRNKPPSPEFLCYMQDFISKYNVPGPRYTSYPTVPHWHTEDHTESRWKQAVSDGFWRNGKEISLYIHLPFCESLCTYCGCTTRITQNHKIESKYITYLLKEWKLYLATFGGQPIIREIHLGGGTPTFFSAENLKTLIDGLTYEATLSDDFVFGFEGHPNNTTEEHLKTLAALGFTRMSLGIQDFDQEVQKIINRKQSFSQVKEVTALARTYGFTSVNYDLIYGLPKQTISGIAQTIAQTIALKPDRIAFYGYAHVPWVKAAQKSYEQYLPSPAQRQSMYATGKKALMANGYHDIGMDHFALPTDSLYEAFATGKLHRNFMGYTTQDTNLLIGLGMSSISDSWTAFSQNEKLLSRYYERLDRNELPISRGHQLTTEDLIIRRHILNLMCNFETTWEVSELLEIGFGFNTNLLATLVTDGFIQWTDTGIKINDAGKPFIRNICMALDARLWRSSQQASFSQTL